One window from the genome of Engraulis encrasicolus isolate BLACKSEA-1 chromosome 16, IST_EnEncr_1.0, whole genome shotgun sequence encodes:
- the clrn2 gene encoding clarin-2 translates to MLSLWKKFVFSFGSIVCITSAVVLVVALSSNNWVIGTIRCKTGVDLVNASVTELVQFTGDIYFGLFQGSKTRKCGLGSRRSKIYIVPTLVRTLRGLHAAVILFIFVAIGFACVSLAFCIYNARKVPYQSIKGPFGLYFWNFIAGVFGALASLCFLASVCHYSLTETVANYKEEFFQFVVVTEDFGWSFWLCVASAGLHGANILIVAMSYIHLPKIQTKKPEEPTATGDDLLY, encoded by the exons ATGCTGAGCCTGTGGAAGAAGTTTGTGTTCTCGTTTGGCTCGATAGTCTGCATAACATCTGCTGTGGTTTTGGTAGTAGCACTGTCAAGTAACAACTGGGTGATAGGAACCATTCGTTGCAAAACAGGAGTAGACCTGGTCAACGCCTCAGTTACAGAGTTGGTTCAATTCACCGGCGACATTTATTTTGGTCTGTTTCAGGGAAGTAAAACTAGGAAATGTGGACTCGGAAGTCGCCGGTCAAAaatataca TTGTACCTACACTTGTGAGGACACTGAGGGGACTTCATGCTGCTGTCATCCTGTTCATATTCGTTGCCATAGGTTTTGCCTGTGTCAGTTTAGCCTTCTGTATTTACAATGCTAGGAAAGTGCCATACCAGTCCATCAAAGGACCATTTGGACTGTACTTCTGGAACTTTATTGCAG GTGTATTTGGTGCACTGGCATCCCTCTGTTTCCTAGCATCGGTGTGTCACTACAGCTTGACAGAAACAGTGGCCAATTACAAAGAGGAGTTTTTCCAATTTGTGGTTGTGACAGAAGACTTTGGGTGGTCCTTCTGGTTGTGTGTGGCCAGTGCTGGTTTGCATGGAGCCAATATACTAATAGTGGCTATGAGCTATATTCATCTACCCAAAATACAGACTAAGAAACCGGAAGAGCCTACAGCGACTGGAGATGACTTACTATATTGA